A genomic segment from Spinacia oleracea cultivar Varoflay chromosome 3, BTI_SOV_V1, whole genome shotgun sequence encodes:
- the LOC110798319 gene encoding zinc finger protein JAGGED isoform X1, whose product MLTLSSCWSSQITYKSILPSRHRQASTPRPEGSPLDLNHLPEDYTRDGKQVYEDTSTSGQKKKKNKDESGKVYECRFCSLKFCKSQALGGHMNRHRQERETETLNKARQLVYSSDNPPLPVPHHHPHTHLGSYVSPGAMYHQQPPTPPPPPQLYSTRPIMYSGGGGGSSTSLQPPHQFHHHQPCLYTTTPPQQRMVQSGDYYMAHGHALTGSSSTNYTCIGAPVGIPGIAGRPGARNSLDQEDRVTRPY is encoded by the exons ATGCTTACTCTCTCCTCTTGTTGGTCATCCCAAATCACATATAAGTCAATCCTCCCTTCGCGACATCGCCAAGCTAGTACTCC GAGGCCAGAGGGGAGCCCATTGGACCTGAATCATTTGCCGGAGGATTACACCAGAGACGGCAAACAGGTGTATGAAGACACTTCCACTTCTG ggcaaaagaaaaagaagaacaaAGATGAAAGTGGGAAAGTGTATGAGTGTAGGTTTTGCTCTCTCAAGTTCTGCAAATCTCAAGCCCTTGGTGGTCATATGAACCGCCATCGCCAAG AGAGAGAGACAGAAACGCTAAACAAGGCTCGTCAACTGGTCTATAGCTCTGATAACCCTCCCCTTCCGGTTCCTCATCACCATCCACACACCCATTTagg GTCTTATGTTTCACCTGGTGCAATGTATCACCAACAGCCACcaactcctcctcctcctcctcaacTGTACTCTACAAGACCAATAATGTATTCCGGTGGTGGTGGCGGATCATCAACATCTCTTCAGCCGCCACACCAATTCCATCACCATCAGCCATGTTTGTACACAACAACGCCACCCCAACAACGTATGGTTCAATCAGGGGACTACTACATGGCACATGGTCATGCATTAACCGGATCATCCTCCACGAACTACACTTGTATTGGAGCACCGGTAGGCATACCAGGGATCGCTGGACGACCCGGTGCCCGAAACAGTCTAGACCAGGAAGATAGGGTTACAAGACCATATTAG
- the LOC110798319 gene encoding zinc finger protein JAGGED isoform X2 codes for MRPEGSPLDLNHLPEDYTRDGKQVYEDTSTSGQKKKKNKDESGKVYECRFCSLKFCKSQALGGHMNRHRQERETETLNKARQLVYSSDNPPLPVPHHHPHTHLGSYVSPGAMYHQQPPTPPPPPQLYSTRPIMYSGGGGGSSTSLQPPHQFHHHQPCLYTTTPPQQRMVQSGDYYMAHGHALTGSSSTNYTCIGAPVGIPGIAGRPGARNSLDQEDRVTRPY; via the exons AT GAGGCCAGAGGGGAGCCCATTGGACCTGAATCATTTGCCGGAGGATTACACCAGAGACGGCAAACAGGTGTATGAAGACACTTCCACTTCTG ggcaaaagaaaaagaagaacaaAGATGAAAGTGGGAAAGTGTATGAGTGTAGGTTTTGCTCTCTCAAGTTCTGCAAATCTCAAGCCCTTGGTGGTCATATGAACCGCCATCGCCAAG AGAGAGAGACAGAAACGCTAAACAAGGCTCGTCAACTGGTCTATAGCTCTGATAACCCTCCCCTTCCGGTTCCTCATCACCATCCACACACCCATTTagg GTCTTATGTTTCACCTGGTGCAATGTATCACCAACAGCCACcaactcctcctcctcctcctcaacTGTACTCTACAAGACCAATAATGTATTCCGGTGGTGGTGGCGGATCATCAACATCTCTTCAGCCGCCACACCAATTCCATCACCATCAGCCATGTTTGTACACAACAACGCCACCCCAACAACGTATGGTTCAATCAGGGGACTACTACATGGCACATGGTCATGCATTAACCGGATCATCCTCCACGAACTACACTTGTATTGGAGCACCGGTAGGCATACCAGGGATCGCTGGACGACCCGGTGCCCGAAACAGTCTAGACCAGGAAGATAGGGTTACAAGACCATATTAG